actcaagacgggaccaaATACAATAccgaatacaaatacaaatacaaaaccTTGTTGTACAACATTTGatacatgcaaggtacaaggctacttgtcacaagttgtagagttcctccagctcctcggatggcgggcaggaaccatagatgcagtgagcatttcctctctggatcgccacagtaaggcgctgaaagaggaaactggtgGCTCTAGgggtttatgtaaatataatttatataattagccTTAACTACAAGAGACATAATTTAACTTCATGATTTACTGAGGCAGAAAACAAGTGTTTCCTTGTATCACAATAGCCTCAATAGGCCTGTGCGTCGGGCCGAAAACACAAAAAATTATTACATCTGGATCCACGTTAAAAGGTTTTCTGAGATGTTGGCACACGTCCAGAACGCTGTCTCCGAGATGGTGTCAGGTGACGACCAGGAGGTACAGCGCCTCCTGCTACACACGACTCCTCGAGGCgcgctcccctccccctcctcctgtgcTCAGTCTGTGAGCCTAAGTGGTATCTGGGAACCCGTGGGAGGAGTGCGGGTGAGAGGCAACAGGTTTTACTGCTATGTTAGACCTGCGGCGGCCTCACACTATCTCTCATAGCACTCATACGACGACCCTCCAGCGCCCTCACACTATCTTTCATAGCACTCATGCGACGACCCTCCAGCGCCCTCACACTATCTCTCATAGCACTCATACGACGACCCTCCAGCGCCCTCACACTATCTTTCATAGCACTCATGCGACGACCCTCCAGCGCCCTCACACTATCTCTCATAGCACTCATACGACGACCCTCCAGCGCCCTCACACTATCTCTCATAGCACTCATACGACGACCCTCCAGCGCCCTCACACTATCTCTCATAGCACTCATACGACGACCCTCCAGCGCCCTCACACTATCTCTCATAGCACTCATACGACGACCCTCCAGCGCCCTCACACTATCTCTCATAGCACTCATACGACGACCCTCCAGCGCCCTCACACTATCTCTCATAGCACTCATACGACGACCCTCCAGCGCCCTCACACTATCTTTCATAGCACTCATGCGACGACCCTCCAGCGCCCTCACACTATCTCTCATAGCACTCATACGACGACCCTCCAGCGCCCTCACACTATCTCTCATAGCACTCATACGACGACCCTCCAGCGCCCTCACACTATCTCTCATAGCACTCATACGACGACCCTCCAGCGCCCTCACACTATCTCTCATAGCACTCATACGACGACCCTCCAGCGCCCTCACACTATCTCTCATAGCACTCATACGACGACCCTCCAGCGCCCTCACACTATCTCTCATAGCACTCATACGACGACCCTCCAGCGCCCTCACACTATCTTTCATAGCACTCATGCGACGACCCTCCAGCGCCCTCACACTATCTCTCATAGCACTCATACGACGACCCTCCAGCGCCCTCACACTATCTCTCATAGCACTCATACGACGACCCTCCAGCGCCCTCACACTATCTCTCATAGCACTCATACGACGaccctccagcccccctcccaaCCTCACAGTAAAGAACACAAGGCACTCTAAGCACCCACCGTGCTAACgacccccccacaacacaacacaacgcaACACAACACAGTAGGG
This DNA window, taken from Procambarus clarkii isolate CNS0578487 chromosome 40, FALCON_Pclarkii_2.0, whole genome shotgun sequence, encodes the following:
- the LOC123752769 gene encoding thioredoxin domain-containing protein 2-like, translating into MRDSVRALEGRRMSAMRDSVRALEGRRMSAMRDSVRALEGRRMSAMKDSVRALEGRRMSAMRDSVRALEGRRMSAMRDSVRALEGRRMSAMRDSVRALEGRRMSAMRDSVRALEGRRMSAMRDSVRALEGRRMSAMRDSVRALEGRRMSAMKDSVRALEGRRMSAMRDSVRALEGRRMSAMRDSVRALEGRRMSAMRDSVRALEGRRMSAMRDSVRALEGRRMSAMRDSVRALEGRRMSAMRDSVRALEGRRMSAMKDSVRALEGRRMSAMRDSVRALEGRRMSAMKDSVRALEGRRMSAMRDSVRPPQV